In Anaerolineales bacterium, the sequence TTGCAGGGCTTTTTCGTCCATCGTTAAACCGAGTCTATCAGCGAAATTCTTCTCCTGGTGGCATCCGTATCTTTGCCAGTTGATTCCTCTGATGAAATTCTGTAGAATTTCTGTATTGCGCGATCCGCCCTAGAAAAAGCGGAGGGCCAGGCATGGATGTAATCAAAGTATCGGGGGCCTCCCGTACGTCTGCAGTTGCCGGCGCCATTGCTGGCGTGTTCCGTGAACACAAACGAGCTGAGGTGCAGGCCATCGGCGCTGGCGCAGTCAACCAGGCAGTCAAGGCCCTGGTGCTGGCGCGAGGGTATTTGCGTGAAGATGGTTACGACGTGGTCTGCTGCCCCGAATTCTCCGACGTCGACATAGACGGCAAAGTGCGCACTGCGATCAAACTAGTCGTCGAAGAGCGAAACCAACCCCAAGGCTAAAAACGCCGCTGAACAGCGGCGTTTTGTTTTTGGGATATCTAATCGCTGTAGCTGCGCACTTCTTCAGGCGAGAAGATGACCTGCTCTTGCCCTTGCAGGCGCGCCTCCACTTTCTGTGCGATCAATTCCAAATGGCCGTTGTGAGCCACAAAATCCATGTCGTCTGTGGGCACCACCAGCACGGGGCATAG encodes:
- a CDS encoding stage V sporulation protein S; translation: MDVIKVSGASRTSAVAGAIAGVFREHKRAEVQAIGAGAVNQAVKALVLARGYLREDGYDVVCCPEFSDVDIDGKVRTAIKLVVEERNQPQG